TCCACCCATTCCTGGTTTCCATTGTCCCCTTGGCTCACCTCATTGATGATCACCTGGCGGTTGACCGGTTCCTCCACGCCACGGATGACCAGACCGCTGTCATGCTGCACGGCGGAACCCACTTTGGCGAAGAGCGGAGGCCGGTTCACCACATTCACGACCGGAGATTCGAATGGAATGCCCACATTGACCCCATCTGACGGAGTGACGATACAACGCCAGAGTTTTCCCACGTTGGCCGCATCCGCCGCCAATACCGCCGTGGTCTTGCCGCTCTGGTTGGTGTAGGTGCGGTCGTCGGTGCTGGATTGCCACTGGTAGGTGTAGGAAATCGGGGTGCCTTCCGGATCGGTGGCATTGACGGCGGTGACCACCACCTCCGTATCCGGGTAGCCATACCCGACATCGGACAGCGTGACGGAATGGATCACCGGAGGTTGGTTCTGGAGGAAAATCTGGACGGAGGGGGAAGTGCCCGTCTCACCTTCCAGATCCGTTGCCCTTGCGATCAAAGTATGGGGTCCGTCCGCAGGTGAAACGGTGAATTCGTATGGAGGCGCGGTAGCCACACCGACGGGGAGGCCATCCATCAACAGTTCCACCTGGGCCACCGCCCCCGGCGCGCCGGTCACCGTCAGGTCGGTGGCGGTGACGGTCACGGGCACCACGGATCCCGGGGAAAACGGCTGCCCGGCGGTGGGGGAGGTGATCTGGACGACCGGCGCCGGATTCATCGCCCCCGTGGAGACCCCATGGAACTCCAGGGTGACGGCCCCGAGCGTGCCGCCGGAAGCATTCCCACTGCCACCGTCCATTACTTCCAGCGTCCAGTCTCCGCCGGTGAATTCACCCCAGTGCCTGACGGTGCTGAAAGTCCACGAGGTTGACCCGGGTATCTTGTCATCCTTGAGATTCGGATTCGGATCATTATGGACTTCCGACAACCGGCTCTTCATCCCACTTGGAGAGGTCAGGGTTATGGCAAGATCCCCCCGCGCACTGTGGGTGGCTGCCACGGTGACTGTCACCGCTTCGATCCGGTGGGTGTCCCCGCTCACCGGGAACGTCCGGGTCACCGATCCTCCCTCAGGGATGGCACTGCTGTTTGTGCTGTAGATGCTCCGCTTCGACCGGGAGGCCAGGTTCTGCCAGGTGGCCGCCAGTTCCACCGCGGAGCCTGCATTCACCAGTCCTGCTCCGAATTTGTGATTGAAGGAAAGACCCGCTGCATTTGTCTGCCAGTCGGAGTCGGACGGCTGGACCTTGGTCGCGCTGCGGATGAGGATTTCCTGCACATCCCGCCAACCGAGGGCCGGGTTCCTCTGCAACATCAGCGCAACCACGCCCGAAACGACCGGCGTGGCGGAGGAGGTTCCCCCGAAGGAACTGTCTCCGGAAAGCGTGGTGTAGTTGCCATTGATGCCGGAGGCGGTGTTCCAACCCGCCGCCCCGGTCCGGTCCGTGGTGACAATCCCGAGACCACCGATACCGTCCGAGGGGGCGACCACCAGCAGATTCGCGCCGGACTCGCTGTAGTCCGACTGCATGCCATTGCTGTCGATGGCACCGACCGCGATCGTCTCGATCCGGTTCGCGTATCCGTCGTAGTTCGAATTGTCCCCATTTCCCCGGCCGTTGCCTCCCGCCCACACGAAGATCGTTCCTTTCCCATCCCGGCCGCCCGCCACCGCATTCTGCATGGCCGCGACGGTCAGGGGTTGCGGACCTTCCAACAGCTTGCCCGTATCCTGCGGCCCCCAACTGTTGTTCTTCACATGGATGAGGTCGTTCTTCCATGCCATCGCCTCCGCTTCCTGCTGGTCCGTGACGCTGGCGGAAATCAGCCGCATCCCCACAATGACTGATTCAGGCGCGATGCCCGCCACCCCCAGGCCATTATTGGCCAGGGCCGCAGCGACTCCCGCGCACGCCGTCCCGTGGATGTCCGTCGGCAATGACGGACTGGCGTCGAAGTCATTCGCGTTCCAGTCATAATCGTTGATGGTGTCGATGTTGAAGACCAGATCCGGGTGATCCAGTTGGACGCCGTCATCCACGATGCCGATGGCGACACCAGCTCCCCGGTGGCCGATTTCCGCCGCCCCGTATTTCCAGACGCCCTCCACGTTGATGTGGGTGATGCTGGGGCTGGTGGTGCCATTCTTGAGATACCACTGGTCCCCGATCAGGGGGTCATTCGGCAGGGCGCGCCTGAACCGTTGCCTTGCAACCAGCACATCCGCCGATGCCACTTCCGTGGACGACCGGACTCCTTCGATGGCCGCCAGCGCGGCAAGAGGGTCCGCCGCCTCCATGATGGTCCATCCCGGCGCGTAGGCGGGACGCTCGGACACCTCCAGGCGGTTGGCTCCCGCCACCTTCCCTCCGTCCGCATCCGGCAGTTTCACCCGCAGCTTGCTGGTGATGATGGCACGGGTGCCCCCGTTCCTCTCCCCGTTCTCCGGATAGGCCACCGGAAGAACCTCCCCCATGGCCGAGAGTTCCGTCATCCGCGAACGGATGGATGCCGGAGTCGCCGGAGGATCCAGCTTCACGAAAGTCTCCATCCCGGTGCCGTCACGCACGCACACCTCGTCCATCGCCACCTTTAGGGCGGGTCCGTCCACCATGGCCAGCATCAGGGGCCGGTCCTGCCTCACCGGCTCGATCGGGGTCGTGGAAATTTTGCGCCGGGTTTCATCCGGACTCCCGGACCGGGCGGTCTCCGGGGAATGCTGGACAAGCCAGAAGACTCCGAGTCCCAGACATGCGGCCCCTGCCGCGAGGGCATGGCTCTTTCGGAAAGATGATCTCATAGAGGGTTTTCGGAAGGCACTCTACACTCCCACGTTGGATTTACAAAAGCTTTACTTTTGCATTGCAAATCACACTAATCCGTCCTTCCGCGCCTGCTTCCAATACGCATACTCGGAACGGTTGAAGTCGATGTATTCCGGAGACAAGTCGCTGGAATACATGGTGTAGTCGGCATCCCCCTGGTTCAGGGAAATGAGGATCTCGAACTCCTTCTCCGCCACCGCCGCCCGCAGCTCGTCCATGGGTGTGGCTGCCTGGAGACCGCCGGCGCAGGCCAACTTCCCACCGATATTGATGTCGATCAGCTCCTCGCGGATCCTCGCCCGGGAATAACCCACCGCATGCAGGATGCGACCCCAATTCGGGTCGCCGCCGTTCCAGGAGGACTTCACCAGCGCGGATTTGCAGACGGCTTCCGCCACCTTTTTCGCATCCAGATAGGTGCGCGCGCCCTGGACCTTCACAGTCACGAACTTGGTGACCCGCTCCCCGTCCCGCACCACGGCCTTCGCCAGTTCCAGCATCACCCACTTCAGCGCGGCCCGGAACTGCTTGCAGCGGGCATCATTCCGGCGGAAGGACGGCGCTCCGGAGGCACCGTTCGCCAGCACCAGCACCGTGTCATTGGTGCTCATGTCACCATCGATGGTGATCCGGTTGAAACTTTCCTCCACGCACTCCAGCACCGCCTTGCGCA
The nucleotide sequence above comes from Akkermansiaceae bacterium. Encoded proteins:
- a CDS encoding S8 family serine peptidase — protein: MRSSFRKSHALAAGAACLGLGVFWLVQHSPETARSGSPDETRRKISTTPIEPVRQDRPLMLAMVDGPALKVAMDEVCVRDGTGMETFVKLDPPATPASIRSRMTELSAMGEVLPVAYPENGERNGGTRAIITSKLRVKLPDADGGKVAGANRLEVSERPAYAPGWTIMEAADPLAALAAIEGVRSSTEVASADVLVARQRFRRALPNDPLIGDQWYLKNGTTSPSITHINVEGVWKYGAAEIGHRGAGVAIGIVDDGVQLDHPDLVFNIDTINDYDWNANDFDASPSLPTDIHGTACAGVAAALANNGLGVAGIAPESVIVGMRLISASVTDQQEAEAMAWKNDLIHVKNNSWGPQDTGKLLEGPQPLTVAAMQNAVAGGRDGKGTIFVWAGGNGRGNGDNSNYDGYANRIETIAVGAIDSNGMQSDYSESGANLLVVAPSDGIGGLGIVTTDRTGAAGWNTASGINGNYTTLSGDSSFGGTSSATPVVSGVVALMLQRNPALGWRDVQEILIRSATKVQPSDSDWQTNAAGLSFNHKFGAGLVNAGSAVELAATWQNLASRSKRSIYSTNSSAIPEGGSVTRTFPVSGDTHRIEAVTVTVAATHSARGDLAITLTSPSGMKSRLSEVHNDPNPNLKDDKIPGSTSWTFSTVRHWGEFTGGDWTLEVMDGGSGNASGGTLGAVTLEFHGVSTGAMNPAPVVQITSPTAGQPFSPGSVVPVTVTATDLTVTGAPGAVAQVELLMDGLPVGVATAPPYEFTVSPADGPHTLIARATDLEGETGTSPSVQIFLQNQPPVIHSVTLSDVGYGYPDTEVVVTAVNATDPEGTPISYTYQWQSSTDDRTYTNQSGKTTAVLAADAANVGKLWRCIVTPSDGVNVGIPFESPVVNVVNRPPLFAKVGSAVQHDSGLVIRGVEEPVNRQVIINEVSQGDNGNQEWVELLVLKSGSLVGLRLGNASKSFTFKDIPLWRNVPAGKLIVIYKGTNKDPWLVLPDNANMSADALVLPHTDRQVVTSQYFEDPNGALFGIGEDDTVVLQDGAGDIHRITFGTGKPLPNTPAVPQGAPALERLLISRSARYLGGLEADANLAEKWSLPSVTNASPGLPNSDDNRDFINRLKNQDLIEIPKYRLGGSQILPAGLTLNADTGRLSGTISSSAAVGNYPIIIERFNKDEESVAQAFTLRVFANSYSQWTGSFPGMAAGVGGDSDGDGVPNLVEYALDRDPVSAEQGGAYTLNREEGVISVIYRQSKVPADVTLRAEWSTALDGSVPWVTDGIQNETLQEDTLTRVVKSSLAIVPGDPKRFLRLRATLVSP
- the argJ gene encoding bifunctional glutamate N-acetyltransferase/amino-acid acetyltransferase ArgJ, coding for MDFPFSRIKGGVGAPQGFLTSAVSCGIKNPAAERLDLALVYSEKPCASAGTFTTNRVKAAPVKVSQAHLRKGELRAIIANSGNANACTGVQGITDANAMCDAVAKPLGLKRAEIGVASTGVIGLPMPMVRVEPKYDALVKGLGAKNGADVAAAIITSDTHAKEVAISFDLGEHRVRIGGCVKGAGMISPSMATMLCFITTDAHVKSDELRKAVLECVEESFNRITIDGDMSTNDTVLVLANGASGAPSFRRNDARCKQFRAALKWVMLELAKAVVRDGERVTKFVTVKVQGARTYLDAKKVAEAVCKSALVKSSWNGGDPNWGRILHAVGYSRARIREELIDINIGGKLACAGGLQAATPMDELRAAVAEKEFEILISLNQGDADYTMYSSDLSPEYIDFNRSEYAYWKQARKDGLV